A single region of the Stenotrophomonas sp. Marseille-Q4652 genome encodes:
- a CDS encoding response regulator, producing MSRRVLVVEDESLIAMLIEDLIADVGFQVQHMTATVDAALSALAQGDIDLALLDVNLAGTPSFPVAEKLIERGIPFVFTTGYGQAGVPGQFSNVPVLQKPFRRAELEAALVACLPQQ from the coding sequence ATGAGCAGACGTGTTCTCGTGGTCGAAGACGAATCCCTGATCGCGATGCTGATCGAGGACCTGATCGCCGATGTTGGATTCCAGGTCCAGCACATGACCGCCACCGTCGATGCCGCGCTGTCCGCGCTGGCGCAGGGCGATATCGACCTCGCCCTGCTGGACGTGAACCTCGCCGGCACGCCGTCGTTCCCGGTGGCCGAGAAGCTGATCGAGCGCGGCATCCCGTTCGTGTTCACCACCGGCTACGGCCAGGCCGGCGTGCCCGGGCAGTTCAGCAATGTGCCGGTGCTGCAGAAGCCGTTCCGTCGCGCCGAACTGGAAGCGGCGCTGGTCGCCTGCCTGCCGCAGCAGTAA
- a CDS encoding PhzF family phenazine biosynthesis protein, producing the protein MTSRRFLQLDVFAPRPGTGNPLAVVLDAEGLDEAAMQAIARWTRLPETTFLFAPTTPEASYRVRMFSPQKEVPFAGHPSVGSAHAVLEAGLATPREGVLVQEGAAGLLPLRVDERDDRRTIAIRTPRASVVEVTNADDARLQTVIGGWTLGQLPPALMDGGRRWWVVELAGEATLRGLSPDWDAIAALAESTGAMGVFAYARAAAGESHDLAVRAFVGNGRRFEDAASGAANAVLAAWLDSRDALPGRDRRYVVSQGREVGHDAQLELHIDDAGDVLSGGQVQTVIRGTIDW; encoded by the coding sequence ATGACCAGCCGCCGTTTCCTGCAGCTCGACGTCTTCGCCCCGCGCCCCGGTACCGGCAATCCGCTGGCGGTGGTGCTCGATGCCGAAGGCCTGGACGAAGCGGCGATGCAGGCCATCGCCCGCTGGACCCGGCTGCCGGAGACGACCTTCCTGTTCGCGCCGACCACGCCGGAAGCGAGCTACCGGGTGCGCATGTTCAGCCCACAGAAGGAAGTGCCGTTTGCCGGCCACCCCAGCGTCGGCAGCGCCCACGCGGTGCTGGAAGCCGGACTGGCCACGCCACGCGAGGGCGTGCTGGTGCAGGAAGGCGCCGCCGGCCTGCTGCCGCTGCGCGTGGATGAGCGCGATGACCGGCGCACGATTGCGATCCGCACCCCGCGCGCCAGCGTGGTCGAGGTGACCAACGCCGACGACGCCCGCCTGCAGACGGTCATCGGTGGCTGGACGCTCGGCCAGCTGCCGCCGGCGCTGATGGATGGTGGACGCCGCTGGTGGGTGGTGGAACTGGCCGGCGAGGCCACGCTGCGCGGCCTGTCACCGGACTGGGACGCGATTGCCGCCCTGGCCGAATCTACCGGCGCGATGGGCGTGTTTGCCTATGCCCGCGCCGCAGCAGGTGAGTCGCACGACCTGGCGGTGCGCGCATTCGTCGGCAATGGCCGCCGCTTCGAGGACGCCGCCTCCGGCGCGGCCAACGCGGTACTGGCCGCGTGGCTGGACAGCCGCGACGCCCTGCCCGGCCGCGACCGCCGCTACGTCGTCAGCCAGGGCCGCGAGGTTGGCCACGACGCGCAGCTGGAGCTGCACATCGACGACGCCGGGGACGTGTTGTCCGGCGGCCAGGTGCAGACGGTGATCCGCGGCACCATCGACTGGTAA
- a CDS encoding amidohydrolase: MRRLACLSLLLPCLLPLAANAEVRVITAAAIHTGGPDSAPVTALAFDTDSGRVLAAGQRKAVLKRFPKARSTDLGQAVVIPGLIDAHAHLLQLGYALMQADLVGARSKQEIVQRLQRFAADLPEGEWLRGNGWDQNLWPEKAFPTAADLDAAFPDRPVWLERVDGHAGWANSAALRAVAARPGARSLEGNWQPEGGRIERDAAGKATGVMVDGAMALVTAVMPPMDDSYREQALERALRKSAENGLTGVHDMGVSREDLAVMKKFADAGRLSLRIEAYANGNGDALDDLCRDGLYRHAGGRLQMEGVKLFMDGALGSRGAALLAPYSDDPHNHGLLMMSPEEHEAAVRKAAGCGVQVATHAIGDRGNRIVLDTYEKVLGDRKGSDHRWRVEHAQILAPEDIERFAPLGVIASMQPTHATSDMGWAEQRVGAERIKGAYAWQRLLHSGARLALGSDFPVESVDPRLGLYAAVTRQDREGEPPGGWQPEQRLSASEALRGFTVDAAWAGRDEKQVGRLVEGLRADFVVLDRDPLAVPGSELDDLKVLSTWIDGQPVYEAGTATGG, translated from the coding sequence TGCCTGTTGCCCCTTGCCGCCAACGCCGAAGTGCGGGTGATTACCGCCGCGGCGATCCATACCGGGGGACCCGATTCGGCCCCGGTTACCGCGCTGGCATTCGACACTGACAGCGGCCGCGTCCTCGCTGCGGGACAGCGCAAGGCCGTGCTCAAGCGTTTCCCCAAGGCCCGCTCAACCGACCTCGGCCAGGCCGTGGTCATTCCCGGCCTGATCGACGCCCACGCCCATCTGCTGCAGCTCGGCTATGCGCTGATGCAGGCCGACCTGGTCGGTGCGCGCAGCAAGCAGGAGATCGTCCAGCGGCTGCAGCGCTTTGCCGCCGACCTGCCGGAAGGCGAGTGGCTGCGTGGCAATGGCTGGGACCAGAACCTGTGGCCGGAAAAGGCCTTCCCGACCGCCGCCGACCTGGATGCCGCCTTCCCGGATCGTCCGGTGTGGCTGGAGCGCGTCGACGGCCACGCCGGCTGGGCCAACAGCGCCGCGCTGCGAGCGGTGGCGGCAAGGCCCGGCGCACGATCACTGGAAGGTAACTGGCAGCCCGAGGGCGGGCGCATCGAGCGCGATGCGGCCGGCAAGGCCACCGGGGTCATGGTCGATGGCGCGATGGCGCTGGTGACCGCCGTGATGCCGCCGATGGATGACAGCTACCGCGAGCAGGCGCTGGAGCGCGCGCTGCGCAAGTCCGCGGAGAACGGCCTGACCGGCGTGCACGACATGGGCGTGTCGCGCGAGGACCTGGCGGTGATGAAGAAGTTCGCCGATGCCGGACGCCTGTCGCTGCGCATCGAGGCCTATGCCAACGGCAATGGCGATGCGCTGGATGACCTGTGCCGCGACGGCCTGTACCGCCACGCTGGCGGTCGCCTGCAGATGGAGGGGGTCAAGCTGTTCATGGACGGCGCGCTGGGCAGCCGCGGCGCCGCGCTGCTCGCGCCCTACAGCGACGACCCCCACAACCACGGCCTGCTGATGATGAGCCCGGAGGAACACGAGGCCGCGGTGCGCAAGGCCGCCGGCTGCGGTGTGCAGGTGGCCACCCACGCCATTGGCGATCGCGGCAACCGCATCGTGCTCGACACCTACGAGAAGGTGCTGGGCGATCGCAAGGGCAGCGACCACCGCTGGCGCGTCGAACATGCGCAGATCCTCGCGCCGGAAGACATCGAACGTTTCGCCCCGCTGGGCGTGATCGCCTCGATGCAGCCGACCCACGCGACGTCGGATATGGGCTGGGCCGAGCAGCGCGTCGGTGCCGAGCGCATCAAGGGGGCCTACGCCTGGCAGCGGCTGCTGCATTCCGGCGCGCGGCTGGCGCTGGGTTCGGACTTCCCGGTCGAATCGGTCGATCCGCGCCTGGGGCTGTACGCCGCCGTGACCCGGCAGGACCGTGAAGGCGAGCCGCCGGGCGGCTGGCAGCCGGAGCAGCGGCTCAGTGCGTCGGAAGCATTGCGCGGCTTCACCGTCGATGCGGCCTGGGCCGGCAGGGACGAGAAGCAGGTTGGGCGTCTGGTCGAAGGGCTGCGCGCGGACTTCGTGGTGCTCGACCGCGACCCGCTGGCGGTGCCCGGCAGCGAACTGGATGACCTCAAGGTGCTGTCGACCTGGATCGACGGCCAGCCGGTGTACGAGGCTGGCACCGCTACCGGCGGCTGA
- a CDS encoding PhzF family phenazine biosynthesis protein: MASRRFLQLDVFASDPGNGNPLAVVVDADGLDAARMQAIAAWLNLSETVFFLPPDAGADYHVRIFTPKMELPFAGHPSVGAAWAAVELGLATPRDGELVQQCAAGLLPVRVHGSPRYRQVHVRSPRADRREEASFGAMPPGLAAFVHPQNAPVLWSNGPDWWVLEARSEAELRRYRPEVAAIAALPAGKLAVFAHADRPDVGYQYVVRAFAPGVGIAEDPVTGSANALVAAHLLSQGRLRPGDRYLASQGRELGRRGEVDVQVDAEGQVWIGGSVQQVIAGQMDW; encoded by the coding sequence ATGGCTTCCCGTCGTTTCCTGCAGCTTGATGTGTTCGCTTCCGATCCCGGCAACGGCAACCCGCTGGCGGTGGTGGTCGATGCCGACGGCCTGGATGCCGCGCGCATGCAGGCCATCGCCGCATGGCTGAACCTGTCCGAGACCGTGTTCTTCCTGCCGCCGGATGCGGGCGCCGATTACCACGTGCGTATCTTCACCCCGAAGATGGAGCTGCCCTTCGCCGGCCATCCCAGCGTCGGCGCGGCCTGGGCCGCGGTGGAACTGGGGCTGGCCACGCCGCGTGACGGTGAGCTGGTGCAGCAGTGCGCCGCCGGCCTGCTGCCGGTGCGCGTGCACGGCAGCCCGCGCTACCGGCAGGTCCATGTGCGCAGCCCGCGGGCCGATCGCCGCGAAGAAGCCAGCTTCGGCGCGATGCCGCCGGGCCTGGCTGCCTTCGTCCATCCGCAGAACGCGCCGGTGCTGTGGAGCAACGGGCCGGACTGGTGGGTGCTGGAAGCCCGCAGCGAGGCCGAACTGCGCCGTTACCGCCCCGAAGTAGCCGCCATCGCCGCCCTGCCGGCCGGCAAGCTGGCGGTGTTCGCCCATGCCGATCGCCCGGATGTCGGCTACCAGTACGTGGTGCGTGCCTTCGCCCCGGGCGTGGGCATTGCCGAGGACCCGGTAACCGGCAGCGCCAATGCGCTGGTCGCCGCGCACCTGCTGTCGCAGGGCCGCCTGCGTCCGGGCGATCGCTACCTGGCCAGCCAGGGGCGCGAACTCGGCCGCCGTGGCGAGGTGGACGTGCAGGTCGATGCCGAAGGCCAGGTCTGGATCGGTGGCAGCGTGCAGCAGGTCATCGCCGGGCAGATGGACTGGTAG